One genomic region from Pseudoduganella lutea encodes:
- a CDS encoding PRTRC system protein D codes for MEPIVRAVDVGRGNTKFISGIKNGELRCEMFPSQAHPSEVAVEAEAWGARRKTVGIPAGGLVYEVGPDVHLASDVFNANVLQHDRYCDTPEYLALLLGALHYMQVDRIDLLVVGLPVATYKLKSLVTALERRLTGEHELGKGKRVKVLRAKAIAQPAGALMHYGLMHSKVAQLRKERSLIIDPGRRTFDWLVTQGMQQIEKRSHSVPRGMHDALQAIVEGISRSTGSHYRDYDTVDAALRTGKKPIVFQAEYDLTRHLPLARKVPEQAIAEMMHYVGDASDIRNIILVGGGAFFYRAALKGAFPNHTIHELKDPIFANVKGFQQAGMELARSSAANGTSTELPLQPDASTGESDE; via the coding sequence ATGGAGCCCATTGTGCGAGCGGTTGATGTCGGCCGTGGAAATACCAAATTCATCAGCGGGATCAAGAATGGAGAGCTGCGGTGCGAGATGTTCCCGTCGCAGGCCCACCCATCGGAGGTAGCGGTAGAGGCCGAGGCATGGGGCGCCCGCCGTAAAACCGTGGGCATCCCCGCCGGCGGCCTGGTGTACGAGGTCGGCCCCGACGTGCATCTGGCCTCTGACGTGTTCAACGCGAACGTGCTGCAGCACGATCGCTACTGCGACACGCCGGAATACCTGGCGCTGCTGCTCGGCGCGCTCCACTATATGCAGGTCGATCGCATCGATCTACTGGTGGTGGGTTTGCCAGTGGCCACGTACAAGCTCAAGTCGCTGGTGACGGCGCTGGAACGGCGCCTCACCGGGGAGCATGAGCTGGGCAAGGGCAAGCGAGTAAAGGTCCTGCGCGCGAAGGCGATCGCGCAGCCGGCAGGCGCCTTGATGCACTATGGCCTCATGCACAGCAAGGTGGCCCAGCTGCGCAAGGAGCGCAGCCTGATCATCGATCCGGGCCGGCGCACGTTCGACTGGCTCGTGACACAGGGCATGCAGCAGATCGAGAAGCGCAGCCATTCGGTTCCGCGGGGGATGCACGATGCCCTGCAGGCCATCGTGGAGGGGATCAGCCGCAGCACCGGCTCGCATTACCGCGACTACGACACCGTCGATGCCGCCCTGCGAACGGGGAAGAAGCCGATTGTGTTTCAGGCGGAATATGACCTGACGCGCCATCTCCCGCTCGCCAGGAAGGTCCCCGAGCAGGCCATCGCCGAGATGATGCACTACGTAGGCGACGCCAGCGACATCCGGAATATCATCCTGGTGGGCGGCGGTGCGTTTTTCTACCGGGCCGCACTTAAGGGTGCCTTCCCGAACCACACCATCCACGAGCTGAAGGATCCGATCTTCGCTAACGTGAAGGGATTCCAACAGGCTGGCATGGAGCTGGCCCGCTCCAGTGCAGCGAACGGCACCAGCACCGAGCTACCGCTCCAGCCTGACGCCTCGACAGGAGAGAGCGATGAGTAA
- a CDS encoding RNA-guided endonuclease InsQ/TnpB family protein yields MATLEVSSMPAHYLNLARKAPSFRAVMDSAPADKSPCCKWLRNLYCSCHPTPQPDMSAKQNKPATHTTRVLRLRLKDKHATALQAMARDVNFVWNYVNDLSFKVWQRERRFLSAYDIDKYTAGATKEGLNLPATTVQAISKELVTRRIQHKKVKLRWRVSRGSRRSLGWIPFKASALRYRNGQLLFSCLDKPLSLWDSYGLSQYKLGAGCISEDAHGRWYINITVRVEKAQRSEATSAIGMDLGLKDFAATSSGDKVEAERFYRGQEAALAIAQRARKKARTRAIHAKIANRRKDFLHKFSTTLVAGHGAIFVGNVNAAGLARTRMAKSVLDAGWSTFRTMLQYKCDDAGVWFDEVEEAYSTQTCSACLARSGPKGLKGLGIREWSCLECGAAHDRDVNAAKIILARGLARLAGGISSLSA; encoded by the coding sequence ATGGCCACGCTCGAAGTATCATCAATGCCTGCGCATTACCTAAATTTGGCGCGAAAAGCACCGTCCTTCAGGGCGGTGATGGATAGCGCGCCGGCCGACAAGTCGCCTTGCTGCAAGTGGCTACGCAATCTATATTGTTCATGTCACCCGACGCCTCAGCCTGATATGTCCGCCAAACAGAACAAACCAGCCACGCATACTACCCGCGTCCTGAGGCTTCGCCTCAAGGACAAGCATGCGACTGCCCTGCAGGCAATGGCTCGGGACGTCAATTTTGTCTGGAACTATGTAAATGACCTGTCGTTCAAGGTCTGGCAGCGAGAGCGGCGCTTCCTAAGCGCATACGATATCGACAAGTACACTGCCGGCGCCACCAAAGAAGGCCTGAACCTGCCTGCCACCACGGTACAGGCCATTTCAAAGGAGCTGGTCACGCGCCGTATCCAGCACAAGAAGGTCAAGCTGCGCTGGCGCGTCTCGCGCGGCAGCCGCCGCAGTCTGGGCTGGATCCCGTTCAAGGCTTCAGCCCTGCGTTACCGCAACGGCCAGCTGCTGTTTTCCTGTCTCGACAAGCCACTGTCCCTGTGGGACAGCTACGGGCTTAGCCAGTACAAGCTCGGCGCCGGCTGCATCAGCGAGGACGCCCATGGCCGCTGGTACATCAACATCACGGTCAGAGTCGAGAAAGCGCAGCGCTCCGAAGCGACGAGCGCGATCGGCATGGACCTGGGGCTGAAGGATTTTGCCGCCACCTCCAGCGGCGACAAGGTCGAGGCCGAGCGCTTCTACCGCGGTCAGGAGGCCGCCCTGGCGATTGCGCAGCGCGCACGTAAGAAGGCGCGCACGCGGGCGATTCATGCAAAAATCGCCAACCGCAGGAAGGATTTCCTGCACAAATTCAGCACCACGCTCGTCGCCGGGCATGGTGCAATCTTCGTAGGCAACGTGAACGCGGCGGGCCTGGCACGGACACGGATGGCGAAATCCGTGCTCGATGCGGGCTGGTCGACGTTCCGGACCATGCTGCAATATAAATGCGATGACGCTGGCGTGTGGTTCGATGAGGTCGAGGAAGCGTATTCAACCCAGACCTGTTCTGCGTGCCTTGCACGCAGCGGCCCGAAAGGGCTGAAAGGCCTTGGAATAAGGGAGTGGAGTTGCCTCGAGTGCGGCGCAGCGCATGACCGCGACGTCAACGCGGCAAAGATCATTCTCGCGCGCGGACTTGCGCGTCTCGCAGGAGGAATCTCCTCCCTTTCCGCGTAA